The genomic DNA aggtcagggtgaccagatgctcgcaggtaggcccgaagtaggtcagggtgaccggatactcgggggaggcttggagcaggtcaggatgactggatgcttgcgggaggcctggagcaggttaaggtgaccagatacttgcggggtggcgagtaggtcagggtgaccggatgctcgcagtgaggccgaagtaggtcaaggtggccgaatgctcgcggggaggcccggagtaTGTCAAGGTGAGCGGGtgtggatgcttgcggggaggcctagagtaggtcagagtgaccagatgctcgcggggaggtccggaccatgagagtaattgtggtccttcgtttgagggaaggattgttggggttcaatcaaagtttcacattgaaaagatttggtaaagatcatggggttaaaaggatgcaagatatcttcattggcataagaccttttggatagagcccaagagcaaagtcatgagggtctagacccaaagtggataatatcattcCATTTTGGAGATATGTAGACATCCTTTGGGCGCAACAATTTCCTTTAGAGGATGAGAGATTCATATTCATACACTGACCAAGCAAAATTAGGTGGAATGACTGAAATCTGCGtgcttgaaattaatttttgatctgGATCATGAGACTTGCCAGATGACCATTGCCTTCAACCACTTTGGTGAAGGACTAATTCAATGAATGCCTAGGTAAATTCCGATCGTCACTTTTTTCTTTGTCGATAAATTGACATTTGGTATTGTTGTTTTCCAATGTGACAACCTAAAAGGTTCAGGTACGATTATTTTGAAGTAGTGAATAATGACTACACTCATTGGGAGATGTGATTTGAGGAAGTGCAAATCCAACTGCAAACACCAAGGAAACTAATAATTAGCACCCACAAATCTCGTTGCCAAGGAGAAAAAACAAAAGTTGTCTCATCAAAAAAATCCATGGCAAGTTAGATATTGCAAAGAACTAAAAAAAATGTGATGATTTCATTTCCAGATTACCAAGAGGGAAGGACTGGAATTGGATCTCTTACTGAATAATGTCTACTTTACCCTACGAGGAGTTTCAAGTAAAAGCATCGTTGGATTATACACGTGATTGTcagattttttttccctttcctcttcacATTCATGGACATGCAATTTGGATTTCCTATTGTTAGAATTATACATGATTTTCGAGTAAAAATCCTATTGAAGTATACATGATTTAGAAAGATCTTGTTTATCTACAGCTGGGTTCGTTCTTGGGTAGATTCATCTGCTTGGATGGGCTGTGTAGACCGATTGAACTAGAAGGGTTCAACAAGTCGAATGTGTTGAACGATTTAATGGTTGGTCTAGTTGAAATGGGCAAATAAGCTTAGTTGAGTAGTTAGGTAAATTAGTTTAACTAGTCAAACTAATCaaacaaaatgaattgaaatcaaaCATGTcgaataaatttataagaaagtaGAAATATGTCATACAAGTCACTTGAGTTGGTGCAACCAAATGGGATGGTTGAGCTGATCGACTTGTGGGGTCAACTGGGCTCGGGCTTGGTAGTTTTGGTctcatttttgaaattaaaaaggcCTCCCAAATTGTATAAATCATAAAAGGTACATTTTTTTCCTTATAAAAAAGCCAAAAAGATGTTTCCCCAAtgattttataacaaaaatatccATTATTTTAGCGTTGCAGTAGAAACTATTTAACAATTATTACAATGTATTTACGGTGAAAATATAGTTCAGTCTAATTTAAATGTGAAATAGATGATTTTTTACATTAtacttaaattctaaattttaaaattttgaactttcaattttaaattttagacaaTCTTATATCAAAACACACTTGATtaacaatatttaaattttttaaaattattttaaattaatcaaatcacTATAAAACTATTGTAGAAGTAACTAAGTAACTACTATAATACTATAATAATATTGTATTAGATGTTACAAATTGTAGcagttaaataataatttttatatgttgTATTACTATAATAATAtggaaataaaaaataacattGTATCTACTCAACCGTTTCTATACGTTAATATAAACATATTTTAgggataaatccttttgatttttgactaaatttgaattaactaatttGATTGAGCTTAGTTGGAGTAGATTAACACTGATTTTTTAttctgttttattttttatttcttgtattttttaaaaaaggagtTAAACTTTGGCTTAGGGTATTTTTGGACCATAAACCATATCATATCATGCGTCACCCACGTGCGAGGTATCGCGCCCTCCTCCGCCTTCGTCACGCGTTTGATCTCGTCGGAGGTGCTCTAATATCACCGGAGATGCGATCGATGGCTGGAAAGCGCTTGTGGTGGTTAGCTCGTCCCtagccctctcttcctctttctctcataGTGGCATTCCCTCTTACACCGTCTTCTTCTCTAGCCCTAGACGCCGGAACCTTGGTGTTCGTCTTGTACCCGCCGCCGACTACCTCTTTTCTCAACCTTGTCATCGCCTGCCGGAAGGGGAGGCACGAGGGTTTCCTTCAAGGTTGATTTTGACAGCAACATCTTCAAGGAGTGACATAACTACAGCAAGGCTTATTTTGACCTAGgtaaattcctttttttttccgGTATTTATTTTTATGGGATTATTGATCCAAAGGGAAATTGCACTCCAACATGAAGTTTATAGAGTTTTGAAGGTTGTTTATAGTGTTTTTATGTGCTTATTTCAGCACATTTGGATTTGAGGTTGAGTCATCCTATTGTGTTTAATTGGTGAAGAAGTTCTTGAGACAGTACTGATCTAGGGAGGTACTGTTTGCTCTTGGTCAATACTATATAGTGTCTCTTGATCAACAGTAATTGAAAAAAGAGATGGATGAGGTGCTTGGCCTACTTAGTGGTAATCAGAATGCTATTAATCACATGCAATAGCATGGTTGTGCTGCTGATGCCACAATAAATCTTAGGCAATGAGGAGGTAGAGTTGGCTCGAGTAATTGAGtttgtcaaaataaatttttttgaccAAATGTTAACCTATTAAATCCTTTTTTTAATGATTCAATGAACTttcaatcaatttaatttattttcatgGTGTTAATTTGCTTATTTCTAGGTAATTTCTTGGAGCCTCTACTTTTTCTATACTTCTCCATCAATCTAAATGCGATAGCTGACTTCTCAGAAAATATTAGATTGACTTTTGCTTATACCGACCTAACTTGGGTGATCCATATCGATATTAACTGATTTTGATAACTGTGGCTTAGCTAATATGAATACTGTAATATGGAGCTGATGCCTTTATTTTTGTAATGAACAATTTCCATATTGCTATACCCTTATATGTGTATAACATTCTTTAAATCGTTTTGTCAAGATTTTTATTTAGACTTCCAAGTGTATCCTGAGTCATAACTATTTTTTCTGTAATAATTTTCTTCAGGAGCTTTCTAGAAAGTAAGAATTACTTactataaaaattcaattaaagtaTCTACTAATTGTATTATGCAAGGATTGAACACCTTATGGCTTTGCTAAAGTAAAACTGGAATAGTAATAAATTGGTGATGTTTTACTAACCTGAAAGCATTACTGAACATATGTCCATGTTCCTCAGTTCCATATTACTGAACATATGTCCATGCTCTGAACATTGAGTTGTTTCTTTTATCAGTTTCTCATTTTATTATTGTGAAATCTGATTTATAAACTTATAACTTGTGAACTTGCCGATTGATTCGAAAAGTGATACAAATGGGCTTATTTCTTATATGTCAGGTCTGGTCAGTGTAAAATATCAGACAAATATCAGTTTTTTTTGTCTGTTTGAGGAGGAAAAGCTGTCTACAATTCGTTGCTCGGTTTGGATTTCAGATGTCTGTGTGATGGCTCGATGTGGTCGGTTTTTCTTGATTTCTTCATTTGTTGTGCGACAACGAATTTCATTGCCTTGCAGTCTTTATCGGAACTTAACTGATTCACCAGAGCTCCCTGATTGGTTTAGGCATCCACATGGCCAGCATAATTATGTGGACGCCGATGATTTTGTGCTCCAGACTAAGTTGGAATTTTTGGAAGCTAGTGATTCCAAAAGGAAAACCACCGACTCTAGGTTAGATTATGGAAAGGAGCCTTGCAATATAGACGATAATGATGTTGATAAGATATGTAAAGTTTTAAGGTTGAACTTCACGTCTTTTGAAGATCTCTTCCAAGCTTTTGTTGGTTGCAATGTAGAAATTTCGGAGGCTTTGATCAATATGATATTGAAGAGATTTAGCAATGACTGGTTTACAGCCTTTGGCTTCTTTAGGTGGGCTGGTGCTCGAGCAAGTTTCAAACACTCTTctatttcttatgatatgatGGTTGACATTTTAGGGAAATCGAAACAATTTGATGTGATGTGGAGTTTGATCAATGAGATGGTTTGTCTTGGAGGGTGTCACTAACTACCATGACCAAGGTGATGAGAAGGCTTGCTGGAGCCGGTAGGTGGGGCGATGCCATAAAGACTTTCAAAAGCATTGAGAGCTTTGGTGTTAGGAAAGATACCATTGCTATTAATGCACTATTAGATACCTTGTGTAAGGAGAAGAGTGTTAAGCATGCAAGAGATGCATTTTTGGAATTGAGGGATGAAGTACAACCTAATGCTAGTAGTTTTAATATTTTGATTCATGGATGGAGCAAAGCACGAAAAATTGAAGAGGCTATAAGAATGATTGAGGAAATGAGAGAATTTGGTTATACCCCTTGTGTGATTACATTCACTTCTCTGATTGAAGGCTATTGCTTGGAAAAGAACTTTAGAATGGCCTGTGCAATTCTTAATGAGATGCGTGGGTATGGGTGTCAACCCAATGTTGTCACATATACTATAATAATGCATTCTTTGGCTAAGGACAAAGAAATTCAAGAAGCCTTGCTAGTATTTGAGATGATGAAGGATGATGGTTGTGCTCCAGATACCTCATTCTATAATTCTTTGATTTTTTTGATGGCGAAGTCAGGGAAATTGCGAGATGCACATCACATATTTGAGCAAATGTGCAAAAACGGCATCTTACCAGATGTGACCACATTCAATACCTTAATTTCAGCTTCCTGTGATTACTCTGAGGCAGAGAATGCTCTAAAGCTAGTCTTCTCAATGCAAGAATTTGATTGCAAACCTGACATCAAAACTTACACACCCTTATTGAAACTTTGTTGTAAATGGAAATGGGTGTGAGTCCTTTTGTATTTACTTGGGCACATGTTTAAGAAAGATATTAGCCTTGACTCTAGTGCATATAATCTGTTGGTGCTTGGACTTTGCCGAAATGGCAAAATAGAACAATCTTGTTTATTTTTTGTGAAAATGGTTATGACAGGGTTCACACCTAAACAAAACACATACTGTATTCTAATCAAGGAACTGGAAAGAAAGAATATGGATAGAGTAAAATTAAAGATACAACAATGCATGCTGCAGGCTGGGACAATGAAACTAGGTGGTTTTCAGCAATTGTATAAGCATCATAATGAATGAAGGCCAAGTGGTTGCTGATGGAAGTCATCTTTGAGTAATCTCATTTGTGGTTTACGAGGTAATTGTTGTGATTTAAGCTTGTTCTTTTTCCAGTCTGGATTTATTGCTTTCTATCTTTGAGTTATCTCATTTGTGGTTTACGAGGTAATTGTTGTGATTTAAGCTTGTTCTTTTTCCTGTCTGGATTTATTGCTTTCTATCTTTGAGTAATCTCATTTGTGGTTTACGAGGTAATTGTTGTGATTTAAGCTTGTTCTTTTTCCAGTTTGGATTTATTGCTTTCTTCAGGGTGTTTTATTGATTTCTATTAGTCCCCACCGATTGTCCACGCCATTGGGAGGGAGTAAATTAGGTATTGAGCAAACCCCATGTGGGAGGGCATTTTTCACCGGCTTTGTCGGGATTCAACCCTTGCTCCATACTGCAAATCTGTTATATTATTACCGGCTCAGCTACGCCTTGTGGGCATTTCAGTTCTAATTTAGTTATGAGGCGAATCGGTTAAGCATTTATGCAATGCTTGCGGAAACTCTTTAAGAGGACTAATACGTTGATGAGTTACAACTGTGTGCGAACATTAATTGTCATATCTACTTATCCAAGGTGCAGAGTGTTTTTGATTCTATGTATTGATGATCTAGATGTCAATCTCTCTTTCCTACATAATAACAGTCTGTTTGAACTTGCATCATTGGAATGAACTGAAGGAGCTACATCTTGTGTT from Zingiber officinale cultivar Zhangliang chromosome 4A, Zo_v1.1, whole genome shotgun sequence includes the following:
- the LOC121970248 gene encoding pentatricopeptide repeat-containing protein At3g22670, mitochondrial-like; translated protein: MTKVMRRLAGAGRWGDAIKTFKSIESFGVRKDTIAINALLDTLCKEKSVKHARDAFLELRDEVQPNASSFNILIHGWSKARKIEEAIRMIEEMREFGYTPCVITFTSLIEGYCLEKNFRMACAILNEMRGYGCQPNVVTYTIIMHSLAKDKEIQEALLVFEMMKDDGCAPDTSFYNSLIFLMAKSGKLRDAHHIFEQMCKNGILPDVTTFNTLISASCDYSEAENALKLVFSMQEFDCKPDIKTYTPLLKLCCKWKWV